Proteins encoded together in one Benincasa hispida cultivar B227 chromosome 1, ASM972705v1, whole genome shotgun sequence window:
- the LOC120079789 gene encoding uncharacterized protein LOC120079789, giving the protein MEDFPLIPPPNASRNVQESYEKWTGEQEGQTYILASLNNVLAKKHELIITAHEIMESLRGMFGQSPAQLRHDTLNFIFNSKMKEGLTTTLHATERVAYILIFAEKQGEEVETAAYILNYVPFKSVAITRLERT; this is encoded by the exons atggaggatttTCCTCTTATTCCACCTCCCAACGCTTCTCGAAATGTTCAAGAGTCGTATGAGAAATGGACGGGCGAACAAGAAGGCCAAACGTATATCTTAGCTAGTCTTAACAACGTtttagccaagaagcatgagctcatAATCACTGCACACGAGATTATGGAGTCCctaaggggaatgttcggacaatcaCCTGCACAGCTCAGGCACGACACTCTTAatttcatcttcaactccaagatGAAAGAGG gattgactacaaccttacaTGCTACTGAACGAGTTGCATACATTCTAATCtttgctgaaaagcaaggagaagaag tggagactgcagcttaCATCTTGAACTAtgttcccttcaagagtgttgccaTAACACGTTTGGAACggacgtaa